A part of Ictalurus furcatus strain D&B chromosome 8, Billie_1.0, whole genome shotgun sequence genomic DNA contains:
- the LOC128612002 gene encoding uncharacterized protein LOC128612002 codes for MLLHADLRLKMLMMWITVMLFNKIADSAQTNDVSQPNPLITADVGDNVTLHCFRLREDNSGVIVWYKQKAGHEPFVMVTVHQEPNYEDEFKPPRFSIKKEQTNYHLKIANVEPSDEAMYYCGLRDFLTRFGNGTFLSVKGDGDVKVSVFQSGVSDSVPAGASVTLQCSVLSESRSAELQVLWFRAAPPQSHPQIIYTHRNSSHQYESGSSTHTCVYNFSKNILSLSDTGTYYCAVAVCGKIIFGNGTQVQLERSVDPVVIYLTVALGVCVVVIFALIFLITFKGQNRVRLKQGSVTNKTLNQDCDTVELNYAALHFNERRAKRGRMKKQQPQDIIYSDVRGLSVT; via the exons ATGCTACTACACGCAGACCTCAGACTGAAGATGCTGATGATGTGGATTACAGTGatgctttttaataaaattg CAGATTCTGCACAGACAAACGATGTCAGTCAGCCGAACCCACTGATCACTGCTGATGTTGGTGATAATGTGACTCTGCACTGCTTTAGACTAAGAGAGGATAACTCTGGAGTCATCGTATGGTACAAGCAAAAAGCAGGACATGAGCCTTTTGTAATGGTCACAGTTCATCAAGAGCCAAATTACGAAGATGAGTTCAAGCCACCAAGATTCAGTATCAAGAAAGAACAAACGAATTACCATTTAAAAATTGCTAATGTGGAACCATCAGATGAAGCCATGTATTACTGTGGACTGAGAGACTTTTTAACAAGATTTGGAAATGGAACATTTTTATCAGTGAAAG GTGATGGAGATGTAAAAGTGTCAGTGTTCCAGAGCGGCGTGTCGGACTCGGTTCCTGCAGGAGCGTCAGTGACTCTGCAGTGCTCGGTTCTCTCTGAGAGCAGATCAGCAGAACTCCAAGTGCTCTGGTTCAGAGCTGCTCCACCACAATCCCATCctcaaatcatttacactcatcGCAACAGCAGCCATCAGTATGAGAGCGGCTCTtcaacacacacctgtgtgtacaaCTTCTCCAAGAACATCCTCAGCCTCAGTGATACTGGAACTTACTACTGCGCTGTGGCCGTGTGTGGGAAGATCATTTTTGGGAATGGGACACAAGTACAATTGG agagatcTGTGGACCCTGTAGTGATCTACCTCACTGTAgctttgggagtgtgtgtggtcgTGATCTTTGCTTTGATCTTTCTCATAACCTTTAAAGGACAAAACAGAG TGAGACTAAAACAAGGTTCTGTGACCAACAAGACCCTCAATCAG GACTGTGACACTGTGGAGCTGAATTACGCTGCCTTACATTTCAATGAGAGGAGAGCCAAAAGAGGACGAATGAAGAAACAACAACCTCAAGATATTATATATTCTGATGTGCGAGGTCTTTCTGTAACTTAG
- the LOC128612003 gene encoding uncharacterized protein LOC128612003, with translation MAPVWTIILFLNTISPALSVDLSRPSFLSVKSGERVTLKCPFGDIPKAESVVWYKHIFGEMPQKVGEKLSFKGIKISPEFRTSGFTMEATDNGISLIIPHIIKDDGGLYYCGRFSWENFTLSNGTFLDVTGNGDVKVSVFQSGVSDSVPAGASVTLQCSVLSESRSAELQVLWFRAAPPQSHPQIIYTHHNSSHQCESGSSTHTCVYNFSKNILSLNDTGTYYCAVAVCGKIIFGNGTRVQIKNIPKSVRTIYLAVVVAVCLVVIFTQAFIICKKRHRDQSRGESVRYRTVNNFVNYIVLYFNVMCYFMCRFLTNNPG, from the exons ATGGCTCCAGTATggacaattattttatttctcaacACAATAT CTCCAGCTCTATCTGTGGATTTGTCCAGACCATCATTTCTCTCAGTGAAGTCTGGAGAACGTGTTACTCTTAAATGCCCATTTGGAGATATTCCTAAGGCTGAAAGTGTGGTCTGGTACAAACATATATTTGGAGAAATGCCTCAAAAAGTGGGAgaaaaattatcatttaaagGTATCAAAATTTCCCCCGAGTTCAGAACTTCAGGATTTACAATGGAGGCGACTGATAACGGCATTTCTCTGATAATTCCACATATAATAAAGGATGATGGTGGACTTTACTACTGTGGAAGATTTAGCTGGGAGAATTTTACATTATCTAATGGAACTTTCTTGGATGTAACAG GTAATGGAGATGTAAAAGTGTCAGTGTTCCAGAGCGGTGTGTCGGACTCGGTTCCTGCAGGAGCGTCAGTGACTCTGCAGTGCTCGGTTCTCTCTGAGAGCAGATCAGCAGAACTCCAAGTGCTCTGGTTCAGAGCTGCTCCACCACAATCCCATCctcaaatcatttacactcatcACAACAGCAGCCATCAGTGTGAGAGCGgctcttctacacacacctgtgtgtacaaCTTCTCCAAGAACATCCTCAGCCTCAATGATACTGGAACTTACTACTGCGCTGTGGCCGTGTGTGGGAAGATTATTTTCGGGAACGGGACACGAGTACAAATAAAGAACATTCCAAAATCTG TAAGAACAATCTATCTCGCAGTAGTGGTGGCAGTGTGTTTGGTTGTGATCTTCACTCAAGCATTTATAATCTGTAAAAAGAGGCACCGTGACCAATCTAGAGGTGAGTCTGTGAGATACAGaactgtaaataattttgtaaacTATATAGTACTTTACTTCAATGTTATGTGCTATTTTATGTGTAGATTCCTGACAAATAATCCTGGTTAA